A DNA window from Mya arenaria isolate MELC-2E11 chromosome 17, ASM2691426v1 contains the following coding sequences:
- the LOC128222901 gene encoding uncharacterized protein LOC128222901, which yields MVSIPDWTKFQRLNETQREGSNVGNLDKYYKQREEETIRQAEHQGLLITPSQDFLIRNCGKLSNGKYIKDVSQLLFVRLDGYHLRKIGDLTFCMNIRILVLNNNFLTKIDGLAACRHLIKLDLHSNQISQLPGLAFWSGMRALKFLHLHDNPLGKYESLQNLATCPNLMALTMFDTPLSLKRNYRHHVVNSVWTLKALDNYVISDEEIIEDAVFGGPFGAKNPNFRVQLYHNTGERSSFADELHLMKEIEWHINQIQAHFSPVLIVQKFMRGHLSRKKYGSVRQPKVKSARGTVPPPPSSSPVPDSIQREATMIHFTDRLQASPSPSEDTSYQRKEQTEGYQEPFTTPLDMAYDPGTGPPSEAMTRNGSPRKRKNLLINLAKLETGTFSSIYDAEQIAIETVLPQDSSEKPESSAKRRLRKRKEKTPQRKIVKSVRQFFGPMVGSTPTPDIEDRQEDEEETPVTEYRLRGYKPNIILIDPTTEMILSKQEAGRFVRDAEFEHHKRLQDAATPRIKQPKKIVSNDQRIYSRAHGTMGMSCLFAVHQAYKDREKAEKTASKMEHILSMRDERDRAKERIKLYHDEKRSNALKQRDLERAKTLEHLEKREMQRLNYLDKRHEIKNKSADLNKSYRQDYTFITEFSNQHTSVSNALMRHDRQAKFEDHIQGKTDLVANMSAAEQEQKEVVKKYLEHRQLMRQTESAMARATLDTRMLTEVNDRMLEARTRVAQQKARRDTVQAFYPLPVMTPVPTASSAPANVVPGLPRWDTNILMTYARGSKHQTMVQ from the exons GGACTGCTTATAACTCCTTCACAAGATTTCCTCATCAGAAACTGTGGTAAGCTATCCAATGGAAAATACATCAAGGATGTCTCTCAGTTGTTGTTTGTTCGATTGGACGGTTACCATCTGCGGAAAATCGGggatttgacattttgtatgaaCATAAGGATTTTGGTTCTGaacaataactttttaacaaaGATAGATGGATTAGCAGCATGCAGGCATCTGATTAAGCTAGACCTTCATAGTAATCAGATAAGCCAACTTCCAGGCCTGGCATTCTGGTCAGGAATGCGAGCCCTGAAATTCCTTCATCTCCATGACAACCCCCTTGGGAAGTATGAAAGCCTGCAGAATCTTGCCACCTGCCCGAACCTTATGGCCCTGACGATGTTTGATACGCCCCTCAGTTTGAAGCGGAACTATCGACATCATGTGGTCAATAGTGTTTGGACTTTGAag GCATTGGACAACTATGTGATCTCAGATGAGGAAATTATTGAGGATGCTGTGTTTGGGGGTCCATTTGGAGCTAAAAATCCAAACTTCAGGGTCCAGTTGTATCATAACACCGGGGAG CGATCAAGTTTTGCTGATGAGCTTCACCTAATGAAGGAGATTGAGTGGCATATTAACCAAATACAGGCACACTTCTCCCCGGTGTTGATTGTGCAGAAGTTCATGAGGGGACATCTATCTAGAAAAAA GTATGGCTCTGTGCGTCAGCCCAAGGTCAAGTCAGCCCGGGGTACTGTCCCCCCACCCCCAAGTTCTTCTCCAGTACCTGATTCTATACAGAGG GAGGCAACAATGATCCACTTCACTGATCGACTGCAGGCTTCCCCTTCACCCAGTGAGGATACGTCATATCAGAGAAAAGAACAAACGGAG GGATACCAGGAGCCTTTCACCACACCCTTGGACATGGCCTATGACCCAGGCACAGGACCACCATCTGAGGCCATGACACGGAATGGCTCTCCTCGTAAACGTAAAAACCTCCTGATCAACCTTGCTAAACTTGAAACTGGAACTTTTTCAAGCATTTACGATGCAGAGCAGATTGCAATTGAAACAGTTCTACCTCAGGACTCCAGTGAAAAACCTGAGTCTTCGGCAAAACGACGATTACGAAAAAGGAAAGAGAAAACACCACAGAGAAAGATTGTGAAAAGCGTAAGACAATTTTTTGGGCCAATGGTCGGTAGCACTCCGACTCCCGATATTGAAGACAGACAGGAAGACGAGGAAGAAACACCGGTGACGGAATATCGATTACGAGGGTATAAACCAAATATAATACTTATCGATCCGACGACAGAGATGATTTTGTCAAAGCAGGAAGCGGGACGGTTCGTTCGGGATGCTGAGTTTGAACATCATAAGAGATTACAAGATGCAGCTACTCCCAGAATTAAACAGCCAAAAAAGATTGTCAGTAACGATCAAAGGATTTATTCCCGCGCGCACGGCACTATGGGAATGTCATGTTTGTTTGCCGTGCATCAGGCATACAAGGATAGAGAAAAGGCAGAAAAGACAGCATCAAAAATGGAACATATTCTGAGTATGAGAGATGAAAGAGATAGAGCAAAAGAGAGAATTAAGTTGTATCATGATGAGAAAAGGTCAAACGCTCTGAAGCAAAGAGATTTAGAAAGGGCAAAGACTCTGGAACATTTGGAAAAGCGTGAAATGCAGCGATTGAACTACCTTGACAAGAGGCATGAGATTAAGAACAAATCTGCTGATTTGAACAAGTCTTACAGACAAGATTACACGTTCATTACAGAATTTAGTAACCAACATACGTCCGTGTCTAATGCTCTTATGCGTCATGACAGACAGGCAAAGTTTGAAGATCACATACAAGGAAAGACAGACTTGGTTGCAAATATGAGTGCGGCTGAACAGGAACAGAAAGAGGTTGTTAAGAAGTACCTAGAACATCGTCAACTTATGCGACAAACAGAGTCTGCCATGGCGCGGGCTACTCTTGACACAAGAATGCTGACGGAGGTGAATGATCGCATGCTAGAAGCACGCACAAGAGTTGCACAACAAAAAGCACGAAGGGACACAGTTCAAGCATTCTATCCACTGCCAGTGATGACCCCTGTCCCAACCGCTAGCTCAGCCCCTGCTAACGTGGTACCAGGTTTACCTAGGTGGGATACAAACATTCTTATGACTTATGCTCGAGGAAGCAAACATCAAACTATGGTGCagtga